Proteins from a single region of Undibacterium sp. YM2:
- a CDS encoding DUF2278 family protein produces the protein MPIPNYSVVKGALRVGVPFEPGNKGDPHYNVIMVVGGREYRVAVNTQSQDHSDLLFLATYHFDHPIVQSLTSLPEGVTPQGVRLDYFRDPALLNVHRMTPMAPSQDGPANDLNDVLADLLTTEEDVANQTTYKVVTPTYTESRTAYRPKQAVTVWAVGSLFAAESESPGVHDIHMNQGNGADHRRDNGIYTDGALFVQVGNEMRAFFAAFQSQRLGTDSKGNPVPGAKPLLQLS, from the coding sequence GTGCCTATTCCCAATTACTCAGTAGTCAAAGGTGCCTTGCGCGTGGGCGTGCCATTTGAGCCCGGTAATAAAGGTGACCCACATTACAACGTCATTATGGTTGTAGGGGGACGTGAGTACCGCGTTGCCGTGAATACACAGTCGCAAGATCACAGCGATCTGCTATTTCTCGCCACCTATCACTTTGACCACCCTATTGTGCAGTCCTTGACCTCATTGCCTGAAGGCGTGACGCCGCAGGGCGTTCGTCTGGATTATTTTCGTGACCCTGCACTGCTGAATGTTCATCGCATGACACCCATGGCTCCAAGCCAGGATGGGCCAGCAAACGACCTGAACGACGTTTTGGCAGACCTGTTGACCACCGAAGAGGACGTAGCAAACCAAACCACGTACAAGGTGGTCACACCGACCTACACGGAAAGCCGAACAGCCTATCGCCCTAAGCAGGCCGTGACCGTATGGGCGGTTGGCAGCCTGTTTGCTGCCGAAAGCGAAAGCCCAGGCGTGCATGACATCCATATGAATCAAGGCAATGGTGCGGACCATCGGCGAGACAACGGCATCTACACAGATGGAGCTCTTTTTGTGCAGGTTGGCAATGAAATGCGGGCATTCTTTGCGGCGTTCCAGTCTCAACGGCTTGGGACTGATTCCAAAGGCAATCCCGTTCCTGGTGCCAAGCCATTGTTGCAACTGTCATAG
- a CDS encoding tetratricopeptide repeat protein, which produces MGEANALNGLGGVESALGRFEPARAHYIEARQLHKQTGDVLGEANALKGLGGVELIMACYEPALKYFTEALRLYKQNANILGEANVLDELGRVERALGRIEQAWANYTEALRLHQQISNVLGEANARIGLGEVERALSRNETARAHFTEALRLYKQIGNIQGTANAYSSLGGMEREMGRFEQARAQLIEAQLMYKRIGDILGEANAHNGLGRIEISLGRFEPARMHFAEALRLQKQIGNVLGEANALRGLGEVERTLGRNEPARTHFIEAMRLHKQIGNVLGEANALSGLSFVERALGRIELALAFLTEALLLHKQIGDILGQANALDGLGHMEHVLGRYETAHSNFTEARRLHKQIGNVLGEGTAHAGLGGVERSLGHEDKARTHFTEALRLSKQIGNVLGEANAISGLGHIEHGLRRQDQALMHFTEALRLHKQIGNVLGEANALLCLGYVEQALGRFEPAETHLTEAMLLYKQIGNVLAEANTLFALGELSRCTLSENTARVQFRDAAVLFGIAGQIEKQDLANRLATEAWSTI; this is translated from the coding sequence TTGGGGGAAGCCAATGCACTGAATGGACTAGGCGGGGTAGAAAGCGCACTTGGCCGTTTTGAACCGGCGCGGGCGCACTATATAGAAGCGCGCCAACTACACAAGCAGACGGGTGATGTCTTGGGGGAAGCAAATGCGCTCAAGGGGCTGGGTGGGGTTGAACTCATAATGGCCTGTTATGAACCGGCGCTAAAGTATTTTACTGAGGCGTTGAGATTGTACAAGCAGAATGCCAATATTTTGGGAGAGGCAAATGTGCTTGACGAACTTGGTCGTGTTGAGAGAGCGCTTGGCCGTATCGAACAGGCATGGGCGAACTATACCGAGGCGCTTCGACTGCACCAACAGATCAGCAATGTTTTGGGAGAAGCAAATGCGCGCATAGGTCTGGGTGAGGTAGAACGCGCGCTGAGCCGCAACGAAACAGCGCGAGCGCACTTTACTGAGGCGCTTCGGCTCTACAAGCAAATCGGCAATATTCAGGGTACGGCCAATGCGTATAGTAGCCTAGGCGGAATGGAGCGGGAAATGGGGCGCTTTGAACAGGCACGGGCACAACTTATCGAAGCCCAGCTAATGTATAAGCGAATCGGCGATATACTAGGAGAGGCTAATGCGCATAATGGACTTGGTCGTATTGAAATCTCGCTTGGCCGTTTTGAACCAGCACGGATGCACTTTGCAGAGGCTCTGCGACTGCAAAAGCAGATCGGTAATGTATTAGGAGAGGCTAATGCACTTAGAGGTCTGGGTGAGGTAGAACGGACACTGGGCCGTAACGAACCGGCACGGACGCACTTTATTGAGGCGATGCGGCTACACAAACAGATCGGCAATGTTTTGGGAGAGGCCAATGCACTTAGTGGCCTAAGTTTTGTAGAACGAGCACTTGGTCGCATTGAACTGGCACTAGCTTTCCTTACTGAGGCACTGCTACTGCACAAGCAGATCGGCGATATTCTAGGTCAGGCCAACGCGCTTGATGGCCTAGGACATATGGAACACGTGTTAGGTCGTTATGAAACGGCGCACAGCAACTTTACAGAGGCTAGGCGGTTGCATAAACAGATTGGCAATGTTCTGGGTGAAGGAACTGCGCATGCTGGCTTGGGTGGAGTAGAGCGCTCACTGGGTCATGAGGACAAAGCTCGGACCCACTTTACGGAGGCACTTCGACTTAGCAAGCAGATTGGCAATGTGCTGGGTGAGGCCAACGCGATTAGTGGCCTTGGACATATTGAACATGGCCTGAGACGCCAGGACCAAGCTCTGATGCACTTTACAGAGGCGCTCCGACTACATAAACAAATTGGCAATGTGCTGGGTGAGGCCAATGCGCTTCTATGTCTGGGGTACGTAGAACAAGCGCTTGGACGCTTTGAACCCGCAGAAACTCATCTAACGGAAGCGATGCTATTGTACAAGCAGATCGGCAACGTTCTTGCTGAAGCTAACACGCTCTTTGCTCTAGGTGAGTTATCTAGGTGTACGTTATCAGAAAATACAGCACGAGTACAATTTCGTGACGCAGCAGTTCTTTTTGGTATTGCAGGTCAAATTGAAAAGCAAGATTTAGCCAATCGTTTGGCTACAGAAGCATGGTCTACCATCTAA